The following are encoded together in the candidate division WOR-3 bacterium genome:
- a CDS encoding T9SS type A sorting domain-containing protein: MHRTFLSYLVPALIGAVFASGTFTPPDAQRIEPLRLNPDEETTARLSQRNFDEWSFTDCQWDVEVRLTNNTVSDCNEGDGQRQIAVDLCGRVHVVWVSERSPGAYSPQIYYCRYYPSTGWTLDTCLSGDIANIGYSYNPAICVDSMGDVHIVWCVEQCISPEGYFIAYKSCTPTSAGNGGWTPTTRITEDTLLWYKALPDINASPDGRLHLVYCYSYITPPPVPVAVSAIAYKEKIDTDWQPRITITSEARPFELTSPRVAADRFNNIHLVWAKQKKEPPYYSAIGYQGRFGGIWDTLRENIAGDITSNHSQPSIAVNPLTNRLHIVWSAGAPYSRIVHKERLGTYASDTFQLIGDTVSSSGISYSQTAPCIAFSSDGIAHTVWKGFSPTTSSYQQIYYNIRFREGHWGTPTQLTCIDGSNRGTPCINTGGTSANPNDVHIIWCDERDGNPEIYYKHYGPIDVGVIAIIAPRDRIRTGEPVIPQARVKNFASGTRTFLVRFTIGTIYYNTKLVANLAPNSAATVFFEPWTPITPGEFSTQCVTLLLNDETPGNDTMRGTVEVYVPEQPGWTEKAPLLGPAKNGAFLVFNPDNGLLYAARGDHASDFYSYDPNTNTWTPLNFWPTGGDGKQPYTGGNGCYGAGYIWAIKGNNTREFWRYSIETGNWEQLGDVPTGASGKPVKGGSDLIYVDNYVYLLKGYRQEFFRYNTTSNCWESLPYAPAGERAKWDKGSWLVYDGVDKIYAHKAKYSEMWIFNLTTQEWEPNPVPGIPLPSTKTGKNKKSKDGSDAVFYNGFIYALKGGNTCEWWCCDVASGTYTWIELDPIPEVGMSGKKRRVKGGGALTSTNDGLFYALKGGGSQEFWRYRELGAFAPGPDQSGVMATPEPNRSLQFRIAPNPAIKGFTVLSYNLPKKAPVQVTLFDITGRTVSNLTFALSGQGTKRLDLRHLARGVYLVKLESSGLTFEQKLTVP, translated from the coding sequence ATGCATAGAACTTTTTTGTCATATCTTGTCCCCGCGTTAATCGGCGCCGTTTTCGCATCAGGAACTTTTACGCCACCGGACGCTCAAAGGATTGAACCGTTACGGCTCAATCCCGATGAAGAGACAACCGCCCGTTTGTCCCAGCGTAACTTTGATGAGTGGTCGTTTACCGATTGCCAGTGGGATGTGGAGGTCCGTTTGACCAATAACACCGTCAGCGACTGTAATGAGGGCGATGGCCAGCGTCAGATTGCGGTTGACCTGTGTGGTCGGGTTCATGTCGTCTGGGTTTCGGAACGGAGTCCGGGCGCCTATTCACCCCAGATTTACTATTGCCGTTATTATCCAAGCACCGGCTGGACCTTAGACACCTGCCTCTCGGGAGACATCGCTAACATCGGCTACTCTTACAACCCGGCAATCTGCGTTGACTCAATGGGTGATGTCCATATCGTCTGGTGTGTTGAACAGTGCATTTCACCCGAAGGCTATTTTATCGCCTATAAGAGTTGCACGCCAACCAGTGCCGGCAATGGCGGCTGGACACCGACAACCCGCATTACCGAAGACACCCTGTTGTGGTATAAGGCGTTGCCCGATATCAACGCCTCACCAGACGGCAGATTGCATCTGGTTTACTGTTACTCTTACATCACCCCACCGCCGGTGCCGGTTGCTGTATCCGCCATCGCCTACAAGGAGAAAATCGACACCGATTGGCAGCCGCGTATCACCATCACATCTGAAGCCCGCCCCTTTGAATTAACATCACCGCGCGTTGCCGCGGACCGCTTTAACAACATCCACCTTGTCTGGGCAAAGCAAAAGAAAGAGCCGCCTTATTACAGTGCAATTGGTTATCAGGGTCGTTTTGGCGGCATCTGGGACACATTGAGGGAGAATATCGCCGGTGATATAACCAGCAACCATAGCCAGCCTTCTATCGCCGTCAACCCGTTGACCAATCGTCTTCATATCGTCTGGAGCGCGGGCGCTCCTTACTCCCGAATTGTCCATAAAGAAAGGCTCGGCACCTATGCCTCGGACACCTTTCAACTGATTGGCGACACCGTGTCGTCAAGCGGGATAAGTTATAGCCAGACCGCACCCTGTATCGCCTTCTCCTCTGACGGCATTGCCCATACCGTCTGGAAGGGTTTTAGCCCGACAACCTCGTCCTATCAGCAGATTTACTACAACATCCGGTTTCGGGAAGGTCATTGGGGCACGCCAACCCAGTTGACCTGTATTGATGGCTCGAATCGCGGGACACCGTGCATCAACACCGGTGGCACAAGCGCCAACCCGAACGATGTCCATATCATCTGGTGTGATGAGCGCGATGGCAATCCGGAAATCTACTACAAGCATTACGGACCAATTGATGTCGGCGTCATCGCCATCATCGCACCACGGGACAGAATTCGCACCGGCGAACCGGTGATACCCCAGGCAAGGGTGAAGAATTTTGCCAGCGGCACCCGGACCTTTTTGGTAAGGTTTACAATCGGAACGATTTACTACAACACCAAACTGGTAGCCAATCTTGCCCCGAACAGTGCGGCAACGGTCTTTTTTGAGCCCTGGACCCCAATCACACCCGGCGAGTTCAGCACGCAGTGTGTTACGCTGCTTTTGAACGATGAAACGCCCGGCAACGACACGATGCGGGGCACGGTTGAGGTTTATGTACCGGAACAACCGGGCTGGACCGAAAAGGCGCCTCTGCTCGGTCCGGCAAAGAACGGCGCGTTCCTCGTTTTCAACCCCGACAACGGGCTTCTCTATGCGGCGCGCGGTGACCACGCCAGCGACTTTTACTCTTATGACCCGAACACCAACACCTGGACGCCCCTTAACTTCTGGCCCACGGGTGGTGATGGCAAACAGCCCTATACCGGCGGCAATGGCTGTTACGGTGCCGGTTATATCTGGGCGATTAAAGGCAACAACACCCGCGAGTTCTGGCGCTATTCAATAGAAACCGGTAACTGGGAGCAACTGGGAGATGTTCCGACCGGTGCCAGTGGCAAGCCGGTCAAGGGCGGTTCGGACCTGATTTATGTCGATAACTATGTTTACCTCCTGAAGGGCTACCGGCAGGAGTTCTTCCGCTACAACACAACCAGCAACTGCTGGGAGTCGCTCCCGTACGCACCGGCGGGCGAGCGTGCCAAATGGGACAAGGGCTCCTGGCTCGTTTACGACGGCGTTGACAAAATTTATGCCCATAAGGCGAAGTACAGTGAGATGTGGATTTTCAACCTGACAACGCAGGAGTGGGAACCAAACCCTGTCCCCGGAATTCCTCTGCCCAGCACGAAAACCGGTAAGAACAAGAAGTCCAAGGATGGCAGCGATGCGGTATTTTACAACGGGTTCATCTATGCGCTGAAAGGCGGCAACACCTGCGAGTGGTGGTGTTGTGATGTTGCGAGTGGCACCTACACCTGGATTGAACTGGACCCGATACCGGAAGTGGGAATGAGCGGCAAAAAACGCCGGGTCAAGGGTGGCGGTGCGCTTACCAGCACAAACGATGGCCTCTTTTACGCGCTGAAAGGGGGCGGAAGTCAGGAGTTCTGGCGCTATCGGGAACTCGGTGCTTTTGCGCCCGGTCCTGACCAGAGCGGGGTAATGGCAACACCCGAGCCGAACCGTTCGCTCCAGTTCCGTATTGCGCCCAATCCGGCAATTAAGGGCTTTACCGTGCTTTCCTACAATCTACCGAAGAAGGCGCCGGTGCAGGTTACCCTGTTTGACATCACCGGCAGAACGGTAAGCAACTTGACATTTGCCCTTTCCGGTCAGGGCACAAAGAGGCTCGATTTGCGCCATCTTGCCCGTGGTGTTTATCTTGTGAAACTGGAGTCGAGCGGACTGACCTTTGAGCAGAAGTTGACGGTGCCTTAA